The genomic window TGTTCGCCGCCGTCCGCTCCCAGTACTAGCGATCGCAAGCGATCGGTCGGCGGTCGGCGCGGCGTCTCGAGAACAGTCGCTCGAGCGACGCTCACCCGTCGTTCGGTCCGAATGCCGGCTACCCGACGGTCAGAGTTCGAGCGTGTAGACGACTTCCCGGCGCTCTTGGCCGCCTATCTCGACGGTTCCCTCGCCGGTCCGCTCGAACCCCTGTCGCTCGTAGAACTCCTGGCCGCCCTCGTTGGAGGCGAGGTCGATCGCCCGCACGCGCTCCATATTGAAGTCCTGCAAGTCCTCGCAGAGCCGCTCGTGCAGCGCCGTCCCGATCCCCTGTCCCTGATGGTCCGGATGGACCGCCATTCGGAGGACGTCGCCCTCTGCCCCGCTGACGACGCCGTGGGTGAAGCCGACCACCTCATCGTCGACTTCGGCGACGAGAAACGCCGTTCCCGGTTTCGACAGCGACTCCTCGAGTCGCTCGTCGCCGTACCAGTCGTCGATCGTTTCGTCGATCGCGTCGGACTCGAGTTCGTCGTACGTTTCGTGCCAGGTGTCGCGAGCGACGCTCCTGATCGCCGAACGGTCCTCGAGGGTGGCCGGTCGAAGCTCCATACCGCCCGCTACACCGTCGGCTGTCAAAGTGGTTTCACCCATTCCTCTGGGGCAATAACAGGCGACTAGAACGGTCGCTTCGAGTGGAACCGAAACGGGAGTCGAACGCTGGTTGCGGGAGGCGGTCGAACGATACGACTCCGTGCGAATGACTGTCGAGCCAGCGGAGGCCGGTGGCTGCGATCGGCGCGGTCGCTACGAAGTCAGTCTCGAGTGGAAGGAGAGGGGTCGCGATCGCGGGCGGCGGACATCGCCGTCGTCCTCACCCGGTGAGGAGACCGCCGGCCGGGATACGCGTCGCGGGACTGCCGTCCTCGTTCGTCGTTCGGTCGTCCCCGAAGTCGGGGGAGTGGCGGATCGTTCGTCGGGCCTTTGCGAATCGCTGCGTGCCTGCCGTGACGGTGGCGAGTATCTTACTCATGTATGAGTAAAGAAGTGCGGCACGCATATAAGTATTTTCGAAATGAAAGATGGTGTGGTTCCAGCGGTACTGGACAGAGATCCTGTTATCTGACGAACGGGCGCTTTAGACTCCTTCGATGCCGAATTCGGGTGATTTATCAACACTAATTTCCGGTCCTAGAGAGCAGTTCACAATGGTACTAAATCAGATACAACGGCGGTATCGATGCCGAACCGTCAGCGGTGGAGGTGACACGCGGCGAAGTGCTCGCCCGACCCGACGGCCGGCTCGAGTTCGTACGCGGGTCGCTCCTCGGCGCAGATACTGCGTTCGGCGAACGACTCGAGCAGGAGGGCGGCCGCCTCGTCCCAGTCGTCCTCGGTGACGGCCCCGCCGCCCGCACCGGCCGAGCCGTCGCCGCCGTTGCGGTCGGTCGCGAGCCGGTCGATCGCCTCGGCGACGATCTCGCCGGCTTCGCCGCCGGGCGGCTGGCCGCCGAAGAACTCCCGGCGGAGCTCGTCGGCCGGCATCGCCTCGAAGGTCCGGCGTTTGACCGCGCGCATGAACGCGCGGGTGTGGGCCCACTCCTCGTCGGTCAGGTCGTACTCGTCGGGGGCGATCAGCCGCGGGCATCTGGTTCGGAACCGACAACCCGAGGGCGGGTCCTGCGGGCTCGGTACCTCTCCCTCGAGGACGCCGCGGACGCCCTCTTCGCGCGGATCGGGGACGGGGATGGACTCCAGCAGCGCCTTCGTGTAGGGATGCTGGGGGTTCTCGAACAGCTCCTCTTTCTCCGCGAGTTCGACGATGTGGCCCAGATACATCACCGCCACGCGGTCGGAGACGTAGCGGATGACCGAGAGATCGTGGGCGATGAAGAGGTAGGTCAGGCCGAACTCCTCCTGGAGCTCGTCCATCGTGTTCATCACCTGGGCCTGGATGGAGACGTCGAGCGCGGAGACCGGTTCGTCACAGACCACGAAGTCGGGGTCGACCGACAGCGCCCGCGCGAGGTTGATCCGCTGGCGCTGTCCCCCCGAGAACGCGTGGGGATGGCGGTTGTAGTGGCGCGGATCGAGCCCGACCTTCTCGAGCAGTTCCTTCGCCCGCGCCTCCCGCCCCTCGTCGTCGAGCATGTCGTGGGCCCGCATCGGCTCCTCGATGATCTGCCCGACCTTCATGCGGGGATCGAGCGACGACTGCGGGTCCTGGAAGATCATCTGCATGTCCGAGCGCGTCCGCCGCAGCTCCTCGCCGCCGAGGTCGGCCAGATTCTCGCCCTTGAAGTAGATGTCCCCCTCGGTCGGCTCGAGCAGGCGCAGGATCGTCCGGCCGAGCGTGCTCTTCCCGCAGCCGGACTCGCCGACGAGCCCGAGCGTCTCGCCGGGCCGAATCTCGAGCGAGACGTCGTCGACCGCCTGAACGCTCCCGTGGTCCACGCTGATCGGTGGAAACCGATCCGGATCGAACTGCAGCCCCGCGAACAGCCCCGACTCCTGGGCGAAGTGCTTCGAGACGCCCTCGAGTTCGAGCAGCGGGCCGTCCCCCTCGTAGCCGCTGTCGTCGCCCAGTCGAAGCCCGCTACTCACGGCCCTCACCTCCGCCGTCGTCGGTCGTCGGGTTCGCGGTGAGACTCGAGTCGGCGCCGGCGGCTTCCTCCCCGCTCGGCGTCGGCTCCCGTCCCTCGAGCGGCGGGCTCTCGTCGTAGCCCACGTCGAAGGCGTCGTGTTTCACGCAGGCCGCTCGATGGGGCTCGCCGTCGCCGTCCGCGACGACCTTCGGCTCGGGATGGACTCGCTTGCACACCTCCCGCGCGTCGGGACAGCGGGGGTGGAACCGACAGCCAGAGGGCGGGTCGATCGCTTCGGGCATCACGCCCTCGATGGGCTCGAGGTCCTCGACGGTCCGGTCGGGGCGGGGCATCGAGTCGAGCAGGGCGTTCGTGTAGGGGTGTTGGGTGTCGTAGAACAGGTCGTCCACGGAGGCCTGCTCGATGATCTCGCCGAGGTACATCACGTTCACGCGGTCGCAGATCTCCGCGACGACGCCGAGGTCGTGGGTGACCCAGATGAAGCTCGTCCCGTACTTCGCCTGGAGCTCGTCGACGAGATCGAGGATCTGGCCCTCCACGGTGACGTCGAGCGCCGTCGTCGGCTCGTCGGCGATGATGAGACTGGGCTCGCAGGCTAAGGCCATCGCGATGAGCACGCGCTGGCGCATCCCGCCGGAGAACTGGTGGGGGTACTCCTCGTAGCGCTGCTCGGGATCGGGGATGCCGACCTCCCGGAGCATGTCGATCGCCTCCGCCTTCGCCTCCTCCTCGGAGAGCCCGCGGTTGAGTTCGATGAACTCCCGGAGCTGTCCGCCGACGGTGAAGACGGGGTTGAGCGACTCCATCGGGTCCTGGAAGATCACCGCGATCTCGTTGCCCCGGATTCGGGTCCGGATCTCCTCGTTCGAGAGCACGTCGTCCCGTTCCCGGAGTTCGCCGTTCGGTCCCTCCTCGAGGCCGAAGATGGTCTCGCCCTTGTAGGTGATCTCGCCGGCGACGATCTCGCCGGGGTCCTCGACGAGCCGCAGCAGGCTCATCGAGGCGACCGACTTGCCGGCGCCGCTCTCGCCGACGAGGCCGACGATCTCGCCCTCGTAGACCTCGAAGGAGATCCCGTCGACTGCGCGCACTGTACCGGCTTCCGTGAAGAACTGCGTCTTGAGGTTCTCGACGCGAAGGAGTGGTTCGGAGCTCATGTTAGTCGTTGATCCGCGGGTCGAGGGCGTCCTGTAAGCCGTCGCCGAACAGGTTGAAGCCCATGATGGTGATCATGATCGCGATTCCCGGCCAGATCGACAGCCAGACGTTCGAGTGCATGTAGCCGTGGGCGGTCCTGAGCATCGCGCCCCAGTCCGGGGTCGGCGGCTGGGCGCCGTAGCCGAGGAACGAGAGGCCGGCGACGATGAGGATCGTCACGCCGATCTGCAGCGTCGCGTACACCAGCACCGGCGCGAAGCTGTTCGGAATGACGTGCCTGAGGATGATGTTGCGATCCTTGACGCCCGCCGCCCGAGCCGCCTCGATGTAGTCCATCTCGCGGATGCTCAGGACCCGGCTCCGGATGATGCGGGCGAAGACCGGCACGAACGTGATTCCGACGCCGAGCACCGCGTACCAGATGTTCGCCCCGCCGACGAAGACGGTGAAGACGATGATGAGGATCAGCGGCGGGATCGAGTAGACCGTCTCGACGGCCCGCATCAGGACGTCGTCGATTCGACCGCCGTAGTAGCCGGCGGTGGCGCCGATGAGCGTCCCGCCGAGCAGTCCGATGAACGCCGAGATCAGCCCGACGAACACCGACACCTGCGTCCCGTAGACGATCCTCGTGAAGTAGTCCCGGCCGGCGCGATCGGTCCCCAGCGGGTGCTCGAGGGTGCCGCCGGCCGGTAACGGGTTCCACGACTGCTCCGCGAGCGGGAAGTACGGCGGGACGTGTTCCTGGCCCTGGCCCGGCGGCGGGATGTGGGTCGGATGGTCGAAGATCGGGAGCAGCTGCGCGAACCGATAGTTCGACACGTGCCCGAACGTGAGCCGCGAGAGGTTGCTGTCGATCAGGGCGTACACCGCGACGAATAGCACGAACGAGACGATGTACAGCCCCCAGCGGGCCGTCGTGTCCCGTTTGACCTGTGCGACGGTGTACCGCCAGCCGACGCGGGCTTCGACCTCGTCGTCCTCTGGGACCGATTCCGAGCCGCTTTCGATCTGTGATTCGCCGACTGCCATGTTATTCACTCTCTCCGTAGGTAACGCGCGGGTCGACGTACGCGTAGGAAATGTCGGTGACGATGACGCCGATCACGAACAGGAACCCGAGCATCATCGTGATCCCCATCACGAGCTGGTAGTCGTTCTGGGCGATCGCGTCGACGAACAGCCGACCCATGCCGTTGATGTTGAACACCGTTTCGACCAGCACCGCGCCGCCGATCGCCGTCGACAGGTTCAGTCCGACGATCGTGATGATCGGCAGCTGGGCGACGTTGAAGGCGTGCTTTCGCAGGATC from Haloterrigena sp. KLK7 includes these protein-coding regions:
- a CDS encoding GNAT family N-acetyltransferase — protein: MELRPATLEDRSAIRSVARDTWHETYDELESDAIDETIDDWYGDERLEESLSKPGTAFLVAEVDDEVVGFTHGVVSGAEGDVLRMAVHPDHQGQGIGTALHERLCEDLQDFNMERVRAIDLASNEGGQEFYERQGFERTGEGTVEIGGQERREVVYTLEL
- a CDS encoding oligopeptide/dipeptide ABC transporter ATP-binding protein, encoding MSSGLRLGDDSGYEGDGPLLELEGVSKHFAQESGLFAGLQFDPDRFPPISVDHGSVQAVDDVSLEIRPGETLGLVGESGCGKSTLGRTILRLLEPTEGDIYFKGENLADLGGEELRRTRSDMQMIFQDPQSSLDPRMKVGQIIEEPMRAHDMLDDEGREARAKELLEKVGLDPRHYNRHPHAFSGGQRQRINLARALSVDPDFVVCDEPVSALDVSIQAQVMNTMDELQEEFGLTYLFIAHDLSVIRYVSDRVAVMYLGHIVELAEKEELFENPQHPYTKALLESIPVPDPREEGVRGVLEGEVPSPQDPPSGCRFRTRCPRLIAPDEYDLTDEEWAHTRAFMRAVKRRTFEAMPADELRREFFGGQPPGGEAGEIVAEAIDRLATDRNGGDGSAGAGGGAVTEDDWDEAAALLLESFAERSICAEERPAYELEPAVGSGEHFAACHLHR
- a CDS encoding ABC transporter ATP-binding protein; translation: MSSEPLLRVENLKTQFFTEAGTVRAVDGISFEVYEGEIVGLVGESGAGKSVASMSLLRLVEDPGEIVAGEITYKGETIFGLEEGPNGELRERDDVLSNEEIRTRIRGNEIAVIFQDPMESLNPVFTVGGQLREFIELNRGLSEEEAKAEAIDMLREVGIPDPEQRYEEYPHQFSGGMRQRVLIAMALACEPSLIIADEPTTALDVTVEGQILDLVDELQAKYGTSFIWVTHDLGVVAEICDRVNVMYLGEIIEQASVDDLFYDTQHPYTNALLDSMPRPDRTVEDLEPIEGVMPEAIDPPSGCRFHPRCPDAREVCKRVHPEPKVVADGDGEPHRAACVKHDAFDVGYDESPPLEGREPTPSGEEAAGADSSLTANPTTDDGGGEGRE
- a CDS encoding ABC transporter permease; this translates as MAVGESQIESGSESVPEDDEVEARVGWRYTVAQVKRDTTARWGLYIVSFVLFVAVYALIDSNLSRLTFGHVSNYRFAQLLPIFDHPTHIPPPGQGQEHVPPYFPLAEQSWNPLPAGGTLEHPLGTDRAGRDYFTRIVYGTQVSVFVGLISAFIGLLGGTLIGATAGYYGGRIDDVLMRAVETVYSIPPLILIIVFTVFVGGANIWYAVLGVGITFVPVFARIIRSRVLSIREMDYIEAARAAGVKDRNIILRHVIPNSFAPVLVYATLQIGVTILIVAGLSFLGYGAQPPTPDWGAMLRTAHGYMHSNVWLSIWPGIAIMITIMGFNLFGDGLQDALDPRIND